From Kingella potus, a single genomic window includes:
- the hpnE gene encoding hydroxysqualene dehydroxylase HpnE, with amino-acid sequence MKRKIAVIGAGWSGLSAAVRLSDCADIVLFEAGKSAGGRARTLAGDNAGFSFLDNGQHIMLYAYRSVRHLMDKIGVDYRRNCAKLPLQWYLADGLRFQTASLPAPLHLIWGILRAEGIAQREKTALFGQMWQLKKRSGADTSVGQWLREQACPPKLLRDFWRPLVLGALNTPLETASLNILQNVLRDGIWAEKDAAAYLLPKTDLGSLLAVPAVDFLRGRGAEIRFGERVGRLEILPDGRIKANGKIFDAAVLAVAPYHAAALLPAETPPVVQTAFSQIRHHAITTVYLRYAEAVRLPAPMCGLADGNVQWFFQRSLLGGSSREVSAVVSASDQAGKKDAEEWIRRADADLRRICPDSGALLAAKAVTEKRATAASEAGRQLPDCRWLQQHNIYPAGDYLHPRYPATLEAAVQSGNLAAEMLLNQL; translated from the coding sequence CGGATTGTGCCGATATTGTTCTGTTTGAGGCGGGAAAAAGTGCAGGCGGGCGGGCGCGGACATTGGCCGGGGACAATGCCGGCTTTTCGTTTTTGGACAACGGCCAGCACATCATGCTTTATGCCTACCGCAGCGTACGGCATTTGATGGACAAAATCGGTGTCGATTACCGTCGAAACTGTGCAAAGCTGCCGTTGCAATGGTATTTGGCTGACGGACTGCGTTTTCAGACGGCATCCCTTCCTGCGCCGCTGCATCTGATTTGGGGCATTCTGCGGGCAGAGGGTATAGCGCAAAGAGAGAAAACCGCCTTATTCGGACAAATGTGGCAACTGAAAAAGCGCAGTGGTGCGGATACGTCTGTCGGGCAATGGCTGCGCGAACAGGCTTGCCCGCCGAAACTGCTGCGGGATTTCTGGCGGCCTTTGGTATTGGGTGCGCTGAATACGCCGCTTGAAACCGCCAGCCTGAACATTCTGCAAAACGTATTGCGCGACGGCATTTGGGCAGAAAAAGATGCTGCCGCCTATCTGTTGCCGAAAACCGATTTGGGCAGCCTGCTGGCCGTACCTGCCGTAGATTTTCTGCGCGGGCGCGGTGCGGAAATCCGTTTTGGCGAAAGGGTGGGGCGGTTGGAAATTCTGCCCGACGGACGCATAAAGGCCAACGGTAAAATCTTCGATGCCGCCGTATTGGCGGTGGCTCCGTATCATGCCGCCGCGCTGCTGCCGGCTGAAACACCGCCTGTTGTTCAGACGGCCTTTTCGCAAATCCGCCATCATGCCATCACAACGGTTTATCTGCGTTACGCCGAAGCCGTCCGATTGCCTGCGCCGATGTGCGGGCTGGCCGACGGTAACGTACAATGGTTTTTCCAGCGCAGCCTGTTGGGCGGCAGCAGCCGCGAAGTATCGGCGGTTGTCAGCGCATCCGACCAGGCAGGCAAAAAGGATGCGGAAGAATGGATACGTCGCGCCGATGCCGATTTACGCCGGATTTGTCCCGACTCGGGAGCTTTGCTTGCCGCCAAAGCCGTTACCGAAAAACGCGCTACTGCCGCATCTGAGGCAGGCAGACAGCTTCCCGACTGCCGCTGGCTGCAACAGCACAACATCTATCCCGCAGGCGACTATCTCCATCCGCGCTATCCGGCCACCCTAGAAGCGGCGGTGCAAAGCGGAAATCTGGCAGCAGAAATGCTTTTAAACCAATTATAA
- the surE gene encoding 5'/3'-nucleotidase SurE — protein sequence MNILICNDDGYLAQGISVLARVAAEFANVRVVAPERNRSGVSNSLTLDRPLQLKQAENGFYYVSGTPTDCIHLALHALPDFKPDLVLSGINHGANMGDDTLYSGTVAAATEAYLLGFPAVAFSLDSHDDRHWPTAEKAAWKLLERLTAEPPSRPVLWNINIPAAAPEDLRGCKITRLGRRHHEQSIVPARNPRGEQVYWIGAAGQAADREEGTDFAECAAGFITITPLQIDLTAYNRQQETAQYWRGTDSF from the coding sequence GTGAACATCCTCATCTGCAACGACGACGGCTATCTCGCACAAGGCATCTCCGTCCTTGCCCGCGTGGCCGCCGAATTTGCCAACGTACGCGTCGTCGCCCCCGAACGCAACCGCAGCGGAGTCAGCAACTCGCTCACACTCGACCGCCCCCTGCAACTCAAACAGGCCGAAAACGGTTTCTATTATGTCAGCGGCACCCCCACCGACTGCATCCATCTCGCCCTGCACGCGCTGCCCGATTTCAAACCCGATTTGGTCTTGTCCGGTATCAACCACGGCGCAAACATGGGCGACGACACCCTCTATTCAGGTACTGTGGCTGCCGCCACCGAAGCCTATCTGCTCGGTTTCCCAGCCGTTGCCTTCTCCCTCGACAGCCATGACGACCGCCATTGGCCTACTGCCGAAAAGGCCGCATGGAAGCTGCTCGAACGCCTGACCGCCGAGCCGCCTTCCCGGCCCGTGTTGTGGAACATCAATATTCCCGCCGCCGCGCCCGAAGACCTGCGCGGCTGCAAAATTACCCGCCTCGGCCGCCGCCATCACGAACAAAGCATCGTTCCCGCCCGCAATCCGCGCGGCGAGCAAGTCTATTGGATAGGCGCGGCAGGCCAGGCTGCCGACCGCGAAGAAGGTACGGATTTTGCCGAATGCGCCGCAGGTTTCATTACCATTACCCCGCTGCAAATCGACCTTACCGCCTACAACCGCCAACAGGAAACCGCGCAATACTGGCGCGGTACAGACTCGTTCTAA
- a CDS encoding peptidoglycan DD-metalloendopeptidase family protein, whose product MLKKTALQTATLAAVFMLGACSWMQQPAAPVIEGGNTGIPSANTYAAGSDNPYGAAPYTPPAAESVSTPYTPPPAARPAAAPHTAAPSAPYVPSYAPVDINAATHTVVRGDTVYNISKRYHISQDNLRLWNNLSADNTISVGQTLRVKPSGYASASTVAATPAVPVRSEPAYTPPPAAAVPAQPAASAAQSSSSSSSSGGSRSVAGITWQRPTAGSVISAYGANNKGVDIAGTAGQVVVAAADGKVVYAGNGLRGYGNLVIVQHNSTYLTAYGHNQALLVKDGDTVKRGQTIARMGNTDSDRVKLHFEVRKDGKTVNPAGYVPL is encoded by the coding sequence ATGTTGAAAAAAACGGCACTCCAAACCGCCACGCTGGCGGCTGTTTTCATGCTCGGCGCATGTTCGTGGATGCAGCAGCCCGCCGCTCCGGTTATCGAAGGGGGCAACACCGGAATACCGTCGGCAAACACTTATGCCGCAGGCAGCGACAACCCGTACGGCGCGGCACCCTACACCCCGCCTGCCGCCGAAAGCGTCAGCACGCCCTACACCCCGCCGCCAGCCGCCCGTCCGGCCGCCGCGCCGCATACAGCCGCACCGTCCGCCCCCTACGTACCTTCTTACGCACCAGTAGACATCAATGCCGCCACCCACACCGTCGTGCGCGGCGACACCGTATACAACATCTCCAAACGCTACCACATCAGCCAGGACAACCTGCGCCTGTGGAACAACCTTTCCGCCGACAACACCATCAGCGTCGGCCAAACCCTGCGCGTCAAGCCCTCCGGCTATGCCTCGGCCTCCACGGTTGCCGCCACCCCCGCAGTACCCGTCCGCAGCGAACCCGCCTATACCCCGCCGCCTGCGGCAGCCGTGCCGGCGCAGCCTGCCGCCTCTGCCGCGCAGTCTTCTTCTTCGTCTTCCTCTTCGGGCGGCAGCCGCAGCGTGGCCGGCATCACTTGGCAACGCCCCACCGCAGGCAGCGTCATCTCCGCCTACGGCGCGAACAACAAAGGCGTGGACATCGCGGGTACGGCCGGGCAAGTCGTTGTCGCTGCCGCCGACGGCAAAGTCGTTTATGCCGGCAACGGCCTGCGCGGCTACGGCAACCTCGTTATCGTCCAACACAACTCCACCTACCTCACCGCCTACGGCCACAACCAAGCCTTGCTGGTCAAAGACGGCGACACCGTCAAACGCGGCCAAACCATCGCCCGCATGGGCAACACCGATTCCGACCGCGTGAAGCTGCATTTTGAAGTGCGCAAAGACGGCAAAACCGTCAATCCCGCCGGCTACGTCCCGCTCTGA
- a CDS encoding ATP-binding protein: MPLFKTLPPDTAIRTRLFYYLGSGLVIVWLTANAVSLVPALRELNESADSQMSELARALPYIESDELVLLPGVEESLGDERDGFAKDKHNGIAIWNEKGELLLADSKGMLIPYSSTNGFANTAPVWDDDSFRVVYYRNPDTGLTAAVSQRWHERFEMLWHIVWVQLAASLLVLPVLALLLHIAVKRSIRPLDMLADELSQRRADNLSPVSRAVPRETQPLIDALNRLFGRVQTASEREKRFTADAAHELRSPLAALKVQAEVLEMSSPEEQPHHLHQIRAGIGRAEHLTNQLLTLARLDPEQGLKQRTDINWDTLSSQVLQQCNLAAREKRIRLKRELGANPLPLAGDNTLLQLMLRNLIDNAIRYSPENSEVLLRFSDGLIEIRDHGAGIAPEHLARIKERFYRPPGQNAQGSGLGLSIVEQIAALHGLSVRLENRTGGGLSVLIEKA, encoded by the coding sequence ATGCCCCTGTTTAAAACCCTGCCGCCCGACACCGCCATCCGCACCCGCCTGTTTTACTATCTCGGCAGCGGGCTGGTCATCGTTTGGCTGACAGCCAACGCCGTCTCCCTCGTTCCCGCCCTGCGCGAACTCAACGAATCGGCCGACAGCCAGATGAGCGAACTCGCCCGCGCCCTGCCCTATATCGAATCCGACGAACTCGTGCTGCTGCCCGGTGTGGAAGAAAGCCTCGGCGACGAGCGCGACGGTTTTGCCAAAGACAAGCACAACGGCATCGCCATTTGGAACGAAAAAGGCGAGCTGCTGCTGGCCGACAGCAAAGGGATGCTGATTCCGTACAGCAGCACCAACGGCTTCGCCAACACCGCCCCCGTGTGGGACGACGACAGCTTCCGCGTCGTGTACTACCGCAATCCCGACACCGGCCTCACCGCCGCCGTATCGCAACGCTGGCACGAACGCTTTGAAATGCTGTGGCACATCGTATGGGTGCAGCTTGCCGCCTCCCTGCTCGTTTTGCCCGTGCTCGCCCTGCTGCTGCACATTGCCGTGAAACGCAGCATCCGCCCGCTCGACATGCTGGCAGACGAGCTTTCCCAACGCCGCGCCGACAACCTTTCCCCCGTCAGCCGCGCCGTTCCCCGCGAAACGCAGCCCCTCATCGACGCGCTCAACCGCCTGTTCGGCCGCGTACAAACAGCCTCCGAACGCGAAAAACGCTTCACCGCCGATGCCGCCCACGAGCTGCGCAGCCCGCTGGCCGCCCTCAAAGTGCAGGCCGAAGTGTTGGAAATGAGCAGCCCCGAAGAACAGCCGCACCATCTGCACCAAATCCGCGCCGGCATAGGCCGCGCCGAACACCTCACCAACCAGCTCCTCACCCTCGCCCGCCTCGACCCCGAACAGGGCTTGAAACAGCGCACCGACATCAACTGGGACACCCTCAGCAGCCAAGTGCTGCAACAATGCAACCTCGCCGCCCGCGAAAAACGCATCCGCCTCAAACGCGAACTCGGCGCAAACCCGCTGCCGCTGGCGGGCGACAACACCCTGCTGCAACTGATGCTGCGCAACCTCATCGACAACGCCATCCGCTATTCGCCCGAAAACAGCGAAGTGCTGCTGCGCTTTTCAGACGGCCTCATCGAAATCCGCGACCACGGCGCAGGCATCGCGCCCGAACACCTCGCCCGCATCAAAGAACGCTTCTACCGCCCCCCCGGCCAAAACGCGCAAGGCAGCGGACTGGGTCTGTCCATCGTCGAACAGATTGCCGCACTGCACGGCCTGAGCGTACGGCTGGAAAACCGCACCGGAGGCGGATTGAGCGTGCTGATCGAAAAAGCGTGA
- a CDS encoding DUF6796 family protein has protein sequence MNPDFSSRKPFPEPRTRLLLGAGLAAALCWSAADMLLVGFAVDPERYPLFSQTLAPLLGDDVDIAVLMLAGSEQRLFWGVLPATFSMVLYLAAAVGAYRLIAAGRAAKACLALLLAGYALSPLGHAGFYYVGMAAKTLAAVPPDAHAPLVALFAAFHKMLAVHWFASVGISAAAWLLVLGLTLGGRTRLPRRAAWCNPIPVGLAVGFACSLFPQSPLAAAIGSATFNLAQAAFYGSALCYAFKRQKAAAT, from the coding sequence ATGAATCCCGATTTTTCCAGCCGCAAACCGTTTCCCGAGCCACGCACACGCCTTCTTCTGGGCGCGGGGCTGGCGGCCGCACTTTGTTGGAGCGCGGCCGATATGCTGCTGGTGGGCTTTGCCGTTGACCCCGAACGTTATCCGCTGTTTTCCCAAACGCTCGCGCCGCTGCTGGGCGATGATGTGGATATTGCCGTGCTGATGCTTGCGGGTTCGGAGCAGCGTTTGTTTTGGGGCGTTTTGCCGGCCACGTTCAGCATGGTGCTGTATCTTGCCGCCGCCGTCGGCGCGTACCGCCTGATTGCGGCGGGCAGAGCCGCCAAAGCCTGCCTTGCCCTGCTGCTGGCCGGTTACGCGCTCTCGCCTCTGGGACACGCGGGTTTTTACTATGTGGGCATGGCCGCAAAAACGCTGGCCGCCGTGCCGCCGGACGCGCACGCGCCGCTGGTGGCACTGTTTGCCGCGTTCCACAAAATGCTGGCCGTGCATTGGTTTGCCTCGGTCGGCATATCGGCGGCGGCATGGCTGCTGGTGTTGGGACTGACCCTGGGCGGACGCACCCGCCTGCCGCGCCGTGCGGCATGGTGCAACCCGATTCCCGTCGGGCTGGCGGTCGGCTTCGCGTGCAGCCTGTTTCCGCAGTCGCCGCTTGCCGCCGCAATCGGTTCGGCCACGTTTAATCTGGCGCAGGCCGCGTTTTACGGCAGCGCGCTTTGTTATGCTTTCAAGCGGCAAAAGGCCGCCGCAACATAA
- a CDS encoding metal ABC transporter ATP-binding protein, with the protein MMIAVENLTVSYRQKPAVHHVDICFEAGSMWAVFGPNGAGKSTLLKAVMRLLECSTGKVSWHGMSRRDIAYLPQQADIDRSQPMTVFELAAMGLWYEIGFFGRVSAAQKERVMHALRRVEMDGAADRQIAHLSNGQFQRVLFARMLAQDAKFLLLDEPFNAVDAQTTYALLDVLRRCNGDKQAVIAVLHDYEQVRAYFPNTLLIAREKIMAGKTEEVLTESCLQQAAAAMQKHDYPQWCAA; encoded by the coding sequence GTGATGATTGCGGTGGAAAACCTGACGGTGAGCTACCGGCAGAAGCCGGCGGTGCACCATGTGGACATCTGTTTTGAAGCAGGCTCGATGTGGGCGGTGTTCGGCCCCAACGGCGCGGGCAAGTCCACCCTGCTCAAAGCGGTGATGCGCCTGCTCGAATGCTCCACAGGCAAAGTGTCGTGGCACGGCATGAGCCGCCGCGACATTGCCTATCTGCCGCAGCAGGCCGACATCGACCGCAGCCAGCCGATGACGGTGTTCGAGCTGGCTGCGATGGGGCTGTGGTATGAAATCGGCTTTTTCGGCCGGGTCAGTGCGGCGCAGAAAGAGCGCGTGATGCACGCGCTGCGGCGGGTGGAGATGGACGGGGCGGCCGACCGGCAGATTGCCCATTTGTCCAACGGCCAGTTCCAGCGCGTGCTGTTTGCGCGGATGCTGGCGCAGGATGCCAAATTCCTGCTGCTCGACGAGCCTTTCAACGCGGTGGACGCGCAAACGACCTACGCGCTTTTGGACGTGCTGCGCCGCTGCAACGGCGACAAACAGGCCGTTATCGCCGTGCTGCACGACTACGAACAGGTGCGCGCCTATTTTCCCAACACGCTGCTGATTGCGCGGGAAAAAATCATGGCGGGCAAAACGGAGGAAGTGCTGACCGAAAGCTGCCTGCAACAGGCCGCCGCCGCCATGCAGAAGCACGATTATCCGCAATGGTGTGCCGCATAA
- a CDS encoding metal ABC transporter permease: protein MTISLYEWLIEPFAEFDFMRYALASVVFLALSAAPVGVFLVMRRMSLVGDALGHAVLPGAAVGYMLGGLSLPAMSAGGFAAGMVMALLAGLVSRFTDLKEDANFAAFYLSSLAVGVLLVSMGGSNIDLLHLLFGSILAVDLPALTLVAAVASITIVTLAVIYRPLLLESIDPLFLKAVNGKGGLWHLIFLVLVVMNLVSGFQALGTLMAVGLMMIPAITARLWVRGMGGQILLAVLFALLCGLFGLLFSYHVEIPSGPSIILFCGGWYAFSVLFGSEGGLLAKWLRGSRHKTF, encoded by the coding sequence ATGACTATCTCTTTATACGAATGGCTGATTGAGCCGTTTGCCGAGTTTGACTTCATGCGCTACGCGCTGGCTTCGGTGGTGTTCCTTGCCCTGAGTGCCGCGCCGGTGGGCGTGTTTCTCGTGATGCGGCGCATGAGCCTGGTGGGCGACGCGCTGGGACACGCCGTGCTGCCCGGAGCGGCGGTGGGCTATATGCTCGGCGGCCTGAGCCTGCCGGCGATGAGCGCGGGCGGTTTTGCCGCCGGCATGGTGATGGCATTGCTGGCCGGGCTGGTGAGCCGTTTTACCGACTTGAAGGAAGACGCGAATTTCGCCGCCTTCTACCTGAGCAGCCTTGCCGTCGGCGTGCTGCTGGTGAGCATGGGCGGCAGCAACATCGACCTGCTGCACCTTTTGTTCGGCTCGATACTCGCCGTGGATCTGCCCGCGCTGACGCTGGTGGCCGCCGTTGCCAGCATCACGATTGTTACGCTGGCGGTTATCTACCGTCCGCTGCTGCTGGAAAGCATAGACCCGCTGTTTTTAAAGGCGGTAAACGGCAAAGGCGGGCTGTGGCACCTGATTTTCCTCGTACTGGTGGTGATGAACCTGGTGTCCGGTTTTCAGGCCTTGGGTACGCTGATGGCCGTCGGCCTGATGATGATACCGGCCATCACCGCCCGGCTGTGGGTGCGCGGCATGGGCGGGCAGATACTGCTTGCCGTGCTGTTTGCCCTCCTGTGCGGGCTGTTCGGACTGCTGTTTTCCTATCATGTGGAAATCCCCTCCGGCCCCTCGATTATTCTTTTTTGCGGCGGCTGGTACGCCTTTTCGGTGCTGTTCGGCAGCGAAGGCGGCCTGCTGGCCAAATGGCTGCGCGGCAGCCGCCACAAAACATTCTAA
- a CDS encoding metal ABC transporter solute-binding protein, Zn/Mn family yields MKHWKPAFAALILAGVVQAEPLNVVSSFSILGDVAKQVGGDKVAVTSLIGADQDLHVYRLNSGDIKKIRSAKLVLLNGLGLESGELTRAVKQSKIPYAEAAAGIKAIEADHDHDHDHHEHGHDHDHGHEHHHHHGKYDPHVWSDPSLMQKYAANVAEAFIKADPQNKAYYSQRLQSYGKELQQLDTYAKGRFDAVPAARRKVLTGHEAFGYMGRRYNIKFYAPQGISTEAEPSAKQVAALIRQVKQEGIKAVFAENIKDSRMIERIAKESGSKVGGKLYSDALSKTPPADTYTGMMRHNIDSLANAMK; encoded by the coding sequence ATGAAACATTGGAAACCCGCCTTCGCCGCCCTGATTTTGGCCGGCGTGGTACAGGCCGAGCCTTTAAACGTCGTCAGCAGCTTCAGCATACTCGGCGACGTGGCCAAACAGGTCGGCGGCGACAAAGTGGCCGTAACCAGCCTGATTGGCGCGGATCAGGATCTGCACGTTTACCGCCTCAACAGCGGCGACATCAAAAAAATCCGCTCCGCCAAACTCGTGCTGCTCAACGGCCTCGGTTTGGAATCCGGCGAACTGACCCGCGCCGTCAAGCAGAGCAAAATCCCCTATGCCGAAGCTGCCGCCGGCATCAAAGCCATCGAAGCCGACCACGATCACGATCACGACCACCACGAACACGGCCATGACCACGATCACGGCCACGAACACCACCACCACCACGGAAAATACGACCCGCACGTATGGAGCGATCCCTCGCTGATGCAGAAATATGCCGCCAATGTTGCCGAAGCCTTCATCAAAGCCGATCCGCAAAACAAAGCCTATTACAGCCAGCGTCTGCAAAGCTACGGCAAAGAGCTGCAACAGCTCGACACCTATGCCAAAGGCCGCTTTGATGCCGTGCCCGCCGCCCGCCGCAAAGTGCTGACCGGTCACGAAGCCTTCGGCTATATGGGCCGCCGCTACAACATCAAATTCTACGCGCCGCAGGGCATCAGCACCGAAGCCGAGCCCTCCGCCAAACAGGTTGCCGCCCTTATCCGCCAGGTAAAACAGGAAGGCATCAAAGCCGTGTTTGCCGAAAACATCAAAGACTCGCGGATGATCGAACGCATCGCCAAAGAATCCGGCAGCAAAGTCGGCGGCAAGCTCTACTCCGACGCACTGAGCAAAACCCCGCCCGCCGACACCTATACCGGCATGATGCGCCACAATATCGACTCGCTGGCCAACGCCATGAAATAA
- a CDS encoding methionine ABC transporter ATP-binding protein codes for MIILDQVSKHYQNRDKTSFAAVHPTSLEIREGEIFGLMGYSGAGKSTLLRLINLLERPDTGRVLVGGQELTAMSADELRKARQNIGMVFQQFNLLANRTVAGNVAFPLEIAGWPSEKTAERVYQCLEIVGLADRAGHYPAQLSGGQKQRVGIARALAPNPKVILADEPTSALDPSTTRSVLECLEDINRRFNVTIVIVTHEMSVIRRLCRRAALLDQGRLLEVACVENRQIHAETAIGRELVSEEL; via the coding sequence ATGATCATCCTCGACCAAGTCTCCAAACACTATCAAAACCGCGACAAAACATCGTTTGCCGCCGTTCATCCCACCAGCCTCGAAATCCGCGAAGGCGAAATTTTCGGCCTGATGGGCTATTCCGGCGCGGGAAAATCCACCCTGCTGCGCCTGATCAACCTGCTGGAACGCCCCGATACCGGCCGGGTACTGGTCGGCGGGCAGGAACTGACCGCCATGAGTGCCGACGAATTGAGAAAAGCCCGCCAAAACATCGGCATGGTATTCCAACAGTTCAACCTGCTCGCCAACCGCACCGTGGCCGGCAACGTCGCCTTCCCGCTGGAAATTGCCGGATGGCCGTCTGAAAAAACCGCCGAACGGGTATACCAATGCCTTGAAATCGTCGGCCTTGCCGACCGCGCCGGCCACTATCCCGCCCAACTTTCCGGCGGGCAGAAACAGCGCGTCGGCATCGCCCGCGCCCTCGCGCCGAACCCGAAAGTCATCCTCGCAGACGAACCCACCTCCGCCCTCGATCCCTCCACCACCCGCAGCGTGCTCGAATGCCTCGAAGACATCAACCGCCGCTTCAACGTAACCATCGTCATCGTAACCCACGAAATGAGCGTCATCCGCCGCCTGTGCCGCCGCGCCGCCCTGCTCGACCAAGGCCGCCTGCTGGAAGTGGCCTGCGTGGAAAACCGCCAAATACACGCCGAAACCGCCATCGGCCGCGAACTCGTCTCGGAGGAACTGTGA
- a CDS encoding methionine ABC transporter permease, producing the protein MNANALENLQRLLPEFYKAIGQTLIMVGVSAAVAIVIGGALGIWLFASAPGQVFARPGLNRTVSWLVSFMRAFPFVILMIVLMPLTRAIVGTSFGPLAASVSLSIAASFYFARLVEQNLNEVPKGVIEAAQAMGAKPLTIVFKVLVNEARAGLILSITILLIAILGESAAAGLIGGGGIGDLGIRYGHQRYMPDVMAEVVALLSLIVIVIQSAGNYLSAKADKR; encoded by the coding sequence GTGAACGCCAACGCCCTGGAAAACCTGCAACGCCTGCTGCCCGAATTTTACAAAGCCATCGGGCAGACCCTGATTATGGTCGGCGTATCAGCCGCTGTTGCCATCGTAATCGGCGGCGCACTCGGCATCTGGCTGTTTGCCTCCGCCCCCGGCCAGGTGTTCGCCCGCCCAGGCCTCAACCGCACGGTAAGCTGGCTGGTGAGCTTTATGCGCGCCTTCCCCTTCGTCATCCTGATGATTGTGCTGATGCCGCTCACCCGCGCCATCGTCGGCACCTCCTTCGGCCCCCTGGCCGCCTCCGTATCGCTTTCCATCGCCGCCTCCTTCTACTTCGCCCGCCTGGTCGAACAAAACCTCAACGAAGTGCCCAAAGGCGTAATCGAAGCCGCGCAGGCCATGGGGGCGAAGCCGCTGACCATCGTCTTCAAAGTATTGGTGAACGAAGCCCGCGCCGGCCTGATTCTGAGCATCACCATCCTGCTGATCGCCATCCTCGGCGAAAGCGCGGCCGCCGGCCTGATCGGCGGCGGCGGCATCGGCGACTTGGGCATCCGCTACGGCCACCAGCGTTATATGCCCGACGTAATGGCCGAAGTCGTCGCCCTGCTCAGCCTGATCGTCATCGTCATCCAAAGCGCGGGCAACTATCTTTCCGCCAAAGCAGACAAACGCTAG